The DNA segment AATTGTAAATCTAAGCGTGGTTATCTTTGTAGACGCATCATTCCTAAACTCCTTTAATGTCATATTAAGGTGAATTTAGGAAGTGTTTGAATCAACACTTAATTGACATCATTATGTATGAATCCGTGAATACACTTTCCATATCGCAGGAATCCGGCTTACTGAGCTAAATGAATACACTAAATATGATTTTAGTTAGACACCACTTGATGAATACGGTCAACTAAAGGGCAATAAATACCTAGATGTTTATTTGCACGCTTAATCGATATGATGAGTGCCTTGATGATGGAATGATTATTCCAATGTTAATGCAAAAACCATTATTATTTCTGCGTTATCACTCCGATACCATAAGGATTACCGTGCCTAAGCACTTACCAGAATCTCATTTAGATACAGCGCAAATTTGCCCTTTATGCCAAGGGGCGAATCAGTGCGCAATGACTCTTGGTGCAGATATCAGTGACTGTTGGTGTGCTAAGCAGGCGTTTCCGAAGTTGACTCAATTGTTATCTGGCGATTTGGCGGCAGGCTTATCGACAGGCGATACAACGGGGCTGAGTGCCGATAAGTTAGCGAAATTATTATCGCAGCCTGCGACGGCTTGCATTTGTGAGACTTGTTTAAGCCGGATAAAGCGCGAGCTAACAGTTTCTGCTTCAGAAGATAAAAACAGCCCATCGGGATTAGTCGATGGGCTGGGATATGAGGTGAAATAGCGGGCTATTAATTGATGGTGTAATCCAGTTGTACGCTACTTTGTGCTTCTACGGCTTTACCATTTTCAAATTTGGGTGCGTAACGCCATTTATTTAAGGCTTCGATGCTTTCTTTTTCAAATAAAGTGCCACCCTTAGAGGCTAAGATTTCAGGATTTTTCACAAAGCCATGTTCATCAACGGTAAATTTAAGTTGAACCCAGCCGCTTTTACGTTTTTGGACATAGGATGCAGGGTATTTAGGCGTAGTGCGAAACAGCGGTTGCTGTTCCTGTGCGTCGGCCCAAGGGCGCATCTTGCCGATGGCGATACAGTGGGCGGTCGATTCGTCACGCTTTCCTTGGCGCTCATAAAGTTCGACTAGATAAGCATGGGCGCTTAACGCATAAGGGTGGCTGTAGTTAAGGGCTTCAAACTGCTTCACTACTTCTAAAAGCAGCGGAATCGCCTTGTCATCATGCTTTTCGGCATATTGAACGGCACCGACGACATAGGTAGCTTTGACTCTGTCGAGGGCATTTTCGGGCAGGATTTCTTTGTAAGTTTCGTAGGCCTCGAAGGCATAGCTTCTTACGCTTCTTGTGTATAGCTCAGTATTGGATAAGCGGTTAAAAGCGGCCATTTTTACATCGGCGATCAGTTTCTTGTTATCGGATTTTTCAGCAATTGTGATTGCATCAAGCAAATCATTTTTCGCATCTTTGGCTTCGACGGCGGTTTGTGCTGCACCAAGTAAGGGATCGATAAGCTCAAGCGCTTCTTTACCATAATGAACTTTATAATTTGTGAGAGCGAGTTGATATAACTCATTCGCCTTCGCTGTTTTTGGCAAATTATTTTCTGCAAATGGGTAAGGGGCGACTTGCTTCTCTATTGCACCAGCCCAGTTCATGGCGAGGTTAGCTAAGTCGACACTGTCCTTAGCATATTGAGCTTCACCTAGTTCGAAGGCCCTTTTGGCACTGACTTCTATTTGGGCGTTATCACCTTGTTTGAGTGCGGTTTGGTAGTCACTGTAGGCTTGGGAAAATGTGTTTTCCGAGGCATTTATGGGTAACGAAGTACTTAAGGCTAAAGCAAATAGACTGGCTAAGGGTAATATTTTTCCGTCTAACATCTTGTATATCCTTATATTTAGTTCCATCGGATAGTACAAATGTTTCACTCTTGATACAAGCTTGTTTTCCCTCTGTTGGTCAGTAGGGGATTAGGAAGGTAAGCATTTGCCTACCTTCTGACTTTGCCGATTGGCTTGGTACTCTTTAGTGCGTGACTTATTTAGCTACGAACTGTAAACCAAATTGACCTAACTCGCCGTAGTAGAATTGGCAGTGCTGATTGAGCGGCAGATCTAATACCCCCGCATATGAGCCTGTGATCACATACTGTCCACGGGTTAAGCCAATCCCTTGGGCAGATAAGAAGTTGACCAACCAATAAAGCCCTGCTTTAGGGAAACCGTTGGGATGAACCGCGGCTTTTTGCAGCGTCTCACTTGCTTGCTGTCCGCCAGCGGCAACGTCAACACTCAGGGCGAAATGGCCTGTTTCAGCCGAGGTTGAGATTTCTGGCCCTAACCACAAGCCTTGATTGACTAAACCATCGGCGAGAGCATCGAAGTGGTTGGCTTCGCTTGGGTTTTGATAACGACTTTTGATCAGTTCTAAAGCGAGGCGCGTTTTACCTAGGGCGGCGTCGATTTCGGCTTCCGAATAAGGCGTGGCTCGTGGTGGTAAATCGCTGCCAATTTCAAAGGCGAGCTCGGGTTCGACACGGGCAAGCCCTTTGCTCGAAGGATAAAGTGGACACTCGGCGGTTTCGACATACACATCATGTTGATAGATAGGCGCTACCACGGTTTTTTCTGCGGTTGGGAGTAGGCACTTCCACCCCGCAATCGGGTTGTCTTGGGCGCTAAACTGCTGCGCAATGGTCTGCTGGATGGCAAAGGCCAAGGGGAAATCTTTCGGTCTTAGCGCTTCTTGCAACAGCGCGCCCGCTTCACCTTTGGCGCGTCGCTGGGCGAGTTCTTGTGCTGCAGCCTTAATGGACTCAAGCTGTGTTTTAGCGTCTGTCTGTGACATGTTTAATCCTAACTAACTTATTTAAAAGGACTTATTTAAAGGACTTGTGCAGAGTCGTTTATGTCGCAATCACTGAGCGCATAAGGCATAACTCGACTCTGTAAATCCAATTTGAGCTAAAAGAGAAATTGCGCTCAATATACCTTTTTGTGCTGCTAAAGGCTTGATAAAACTTAGCTTGATATGCTCTGCATTTATCGCCAGTTAAGATAGGTTTAGTGTCAGCTTAACTATCCAATCCGGAGGATAAGTTAATCGCTTTTTAGGCTAGATCTTAGCGCGCCGCGGTGCCAGAATGGCGTTCCTTTCTGCGGTACTACTGGGACTTTTCCGTGAATCAAAGCCACTCTGGATCCTTGGCAACTAACCATGCTCAATTAGGATTGTTGTTTATTTCTGTCGCCGTATTGTTTTGGGGCATGTTACCCATAGCGCTTAAGCTATCGGGTAGTTTTATCGATCCTGTGACGTTGACTTGGTTCCGTTTTTTAGTGGCGCTCCTCGTCAGTATTTTGGTGCAGTGGAGTGCCGGGAGCTTGAAACAGTTTGCGGCGCTCGATGCCAAGGTTTGGCTCAGGCTTATCCTCGCTGGACTGTTTCTAATGCTTAACTATGTGTCATTCGTGTATTCCCTCGATTATTTAGCTCCGGGAGCGGCGCAGCTTAATTTTCAAACCTCGCCATTTTTCCTCGCCTTTGGCGGCGTATTGTTTTTTAAAGAACGCTTG comes from the Shewanella seohaensis genome and includes:
- a CDS encoding cysteine-rich CWC family protein; protein product: MQKPLLFLRYHSDTIRITVPKHLPESHLDTAQICPLCQGANQCAMTLGADISDCWCAKQAFPKLTQLLSGDLAAGLSTGDTTGLSADKLAKLLSQPATACICETCLSRIKRELTVSASEDKNSPSGLVDGLGYEVK
- a CDS encoding energy transducer TonB, with the protein product MLDGKILPLASLFALALSTSLPINASENTFSQAYSDYQTALKQGDNAQIEVSAKRAFELGEAQYAKDSVDLANLAMNWAGAIEKQVAPYPFAENNLPKTAKANELYQLALTNYKVHYGKEALELIDPLLGAAQTAVEAKDAKNDLLDAITIAEKSDNKKLIADVKMAAFNRLSNTELYTRSVRSYAFEAYETYKEILPENALDRVKATYVVGAVQYAEKHDDKAIPLLLEVVKQFEALNYSHPYALSAHAYLVELYERQGKRDESTAHCIAIGKMRPWADAQEQQPLFRTTPKYPASYVQKRKSGWVQLKFTVDEHGFVKNPEILASKGGTLFEKESIEALNKWRYAPKFENGKAVEAQSSVQLDYTIN
- a CDS encoding hydratase — encoded protein: MSQTDAKTQLESIKAAAQELAQRRAKGEAGALLQEALRPKDFPLAFAIQQTIAQQFSAQDNPIAGWKCLLPTAEKTVVAPIYQHDVYVETAECPLYPSSKGLARVEPELAFEIGSDLPPRATPYSEAEIDAALGKTRLALELIKSRYQNPSEANHFDALADGLVNQGLWLGPEISTSAETGHFALSVDVAAGGQQASETLQKAAVHPNGFPKAGLYWLVNFLSAQGIGLTRGQYVITGSYAGVLDLPLNQHCQFYYGELGQFGLQFVAK